The Corynebacterium poyangense genome includes a window with the following:
- a CDS encoding shikimate dehydrogenase: MSDTVSHSQPDIRHRVAVLGSPIEHSLSPVLHQAGYHALGLEDWEYNRIECTAEQLATIVDSADASYVGFSVTMPGKFAALELADEATARAQEIGSANTLVRTSQGWRADNTDCDGIAGVLAELLGEHHDNLGHCLVIGGGGTARPALWTLAEGGAEKITVVNRSDRRAELEPLATSRGAEFALIGYDADLRTLAGEVDVVVSTVPSSSIAGLEADLAHAPVVDVIYDPWPTPLVAQAAANGYRTVGGHIMLAYQSYGQFEQFTGHQAPWQAMRQALEHYVHKPLS; encoded by the coding sequence GTGAGTGATACGGTCTCCCATTCCCAGCCCGATATTCGCCACCGGGTGGCTGTGCTTGGTTCCCCCATTGAGCATTCCCTTTCGCCTGTTCTTCATCAAGCTGGCTATCATGCCTTAGGACTTGAAGACTGGGAATATAACCGCATTGAATGCACTGCAGAGCAATTGGCCACGATTGTCGACTCTGCAGATGCCAGTTACGTCGGATTTTCAGTGACCATGCCGGGGAAGTTTGCGGCCTTAGAATTAGCCGATGAGGCCACCGCTCGGGCTCAAGAGATAGGGTCAGCCAATACGCTGGTGCGCACTAGCCAGGGGTGGCGGGCAGATAACACAGACTGCGATGGCATTGCTGGAGTGTTGGCTGAGTTGCTGGGTGAGCACCATGACAATCTGGGGCATTGCCTGGTAATTGGCGGTGGTGGAACTGCACGCCCTGCGCTGTGGACATTGGCTGAGGGCGGTGCTGAAAAAATCACCGTGGTGAATCGCAGTGATCGGCGAGCCGAGTTGGAACCCCTAGCGACGTCTCGCGGCGCGGAATTTGCACTCATCGGTTATGATGCGGACCTTCGCACTCTTGCTGGTGAAGTCGATGTTGTGGTGTCTACAGTTCCTTCGTCGAGCATTGCTGGCCTGGAAGCTGATTTAGCTCATGCTCCTGTTGTGGATGTGATCTATGATCCGTGGCCAACCCCTCTGGTTGCTCAGGCTGCAGCCAATGGTTATCGCACGGTAGGGGGCCATATCATGTTGGCCTATCAGTCTTATGGTCAGTTTGAGCAGTTTACCGGACATCAAGCGCCATGGCAGGCCATGCGTCAAGCCTTGGAACATTACGTCCACAAGCCCCTGTCTTAG
- a CDS encoding shikimate kinase, which produces MNEHSGTSPLLVLVGLPGAGKSTIARRLGRALNLPVVDSDELIEEKYGKSCGDIFSDLGEEKFREIEAEVVADALHQPGILALGGGAVLHEETRKLLLHHNVVWVDVSAAEGARRTEGDRNRPVLAAADPVAHYQQLHDQRRPFYQEVASFRVRTDQRRPQQVVADILGYLDTLD; this is translated from the coding sequence ATGAATGAGCATTCAGGTACTTCACCTTTGCTGGTCTTGGTAGGTTTGCCTGGGGCCGGAAAATCTACCATTGCGCGTCGCCTGGGGAGAGCATTAAATCTTCCGGTGGTTGATAGTGATGAACTAATCGAAGAAAAATACGGCAAGAGTTGCGGGGATATCTTCAGCGATCTTGGCGAAGAAAAGTTCCGAGAGATAGAGGCTGAAGTTGTTGCTGACGCTCTTCATCAACCAGGGATTCTTGCCCTAGGAGGCGGCGCTGTTCTCCATGAGGAGACTAGGAAACTGCTCTTACATCACAACGTGGTGTGGGTGGATGTGAGCGCTGCCGAAGGTGCTCGCCGCACCGAAGGGGACCGTAATAGACCGGTCTTAGCTGCCGCTGACCCGGTAGCTCATTACCAACAACTCCATGATCAGCGCCGGCCGTTTTACCAAGAGGTGGCTAGTTTCCGGGTGCGCACTGACCAACGTCGTCCGCAACAAGTCGTGGCCGATATTCTCGGATACCTCGACACATTAGACTAG
- the ruvX gene encoding Holliday junction resolvase RuvX, whose product MKETPDTPGADDPGSGRRIGIDVGTVRIGVAASDRDARLAMPVETVPRDTRLDDNVDGTDIDRLVEIIAEYDAVEVVVGLPRDLNGHGSISVQHAKDIAKRIARRLQEVHRPLPVRLADERLSTAIATQALRSSGVNTRRGRKVIDQAAAVEILQSWLDARKRLEGESHD is encoded by the coding sequence ATGAAAGAGACCCCGGATACTCCTGGCGCAGATGACCCAGGATCCGGCCGACGCATCGGCATTGACGTCGGCACTGTGCGAATTGGTGTGGCGGCATCGGATCGAGATGCCCGATTAGCAATGCCCGTAGAGACAGTTCCTCGTGACACCCGGTTAGACGACAACGTTGACGGGACCGATATTGACCGACTAGTGGAAATTATCGCTGAATATGACGCAGTGGAAGTGGTTGTGGGTTTACCTCGTGACCTCAACGGCCACGGCTCTATCAGTGTGCAGCATGCCAAAGATATTGCCAAGCGGATAGCTCGCCGACTTCAAGAAGTCCATCGTCCTCTACCGGTTCGGTTAGCTGATGAGCGCCTGAGCACAGCTATTGCCACCCAAGCCTTGCGCTCTAGTGGGGTGAATACCCGTCGAGGCCGCAAAGTCATAGATCAAGCCGCAGCGGTAGAAATTCTCCAGTCTTGGCTGGATGCGCGTAAACGTTTAGAGGGAGAAAGTCATGACTAA
- the efp gene encoding elongation factor P has product MATTADFKNGLVLKIDNKLQQIVEFQHVKPGKGPAFVRTKLKDVVSGKVTDKTFNAGVKVETATVDRRDMTYLYFDGTSYVVMDDKTYEQVELSADKFGEASRFLLENMRVQVSFHEGEALFAELPTSVDLKIEHTDPGLQGDRSTGGTKPATLETGAEIQVPLFLETGNVVKVDTRDGSYLSRVSN; this is encoded by the coding sequence GTGGCAACCACTGCAGATTTTAAAAACGGCCTGGTGCTGAAGATCGATAATAAGCTTCAGCAAATTGTGGAGTTCCAGCATGTGAAGCCGGGCAAGGGCCCCGCTTTCGTGCGCACCAAATTAAAAGATGTGGTGTCTGGCAAAGTCACCGACAAGACTTTCAACGCTGGTGTCAAGGTAGAAACCGCGACGGTGGATCGTCGTGACATGACCTATTTGTATTTCGATGGTACGTCCTATGTGGTCATGGACGATAAAACCTATGAGCAGGTAGAACTAAGCGCTGACAAGTTTGGTGAAGCTTCTCGTTTCTTGCTGGAAAATATGCGCGTCCAGGTCTCTTTCCATGAGGGAGAAGCCTTATTCGCTGAACTTCCTACCTCTGTGGATCTGAAAATTGAGCACACTGATCCTGGCCTTCAGGGGGATCGTTCTACCGGTGGCACCAAGCCCGCCACGTTGGAAACTGGGGCTGAAATTCAGGTCCCGTTGTTCTTGGAAACCGGAAACGTCGTGAAAGTTGATACCCGCGACGGTTCCTACCTCTCCCGAGTTTCTAATTAA
- the mltG gene encoding endolytic transglycosylase MltG has product MTKTARRNPRGWRMEPKYVKRRQRGLAVLIAALTLIIFAIIYIGVKITGGSSTDYRGEGNGMVQLVEIPEGSTLSQLGPGLVEKGIVKSDSAFQSAAARNPNAGNVQPGLYRLQEEMSATAAVQALTDPNNQVEFLDIPGGATLRDVKVVGGQSRPGIYSEISRISCAENPDNCVSVAQLEEVAAKTDPTELGVPSWAVDAVNSRGDDPRRLEGLIIPGRYVVNPDMNAKEILSDLVTRSAQKYSDTGIVDRARDIGLSPYQLIIAASLVEREAPANDFDKVARVILNRLHKPMRLEFDSTVNYDLSEQEVATTDQDRSRKTPWNTYAKDGLPETPIAAPSEHAIQAMEHPAQGDWLFFVTVDSNGTTVFSKTFEEHQAATQRAIESGMLDSRRGRN; this is encoded by the coding sequence ATGACTAAAACCGCTCGACGCAATCCCCGAGGGTGGCGAATGGAACCCAAATATGTCAAGCGTCGTCAGCGTGGCCTGGCAGTTCTCATTGCGGCACTGACCCTGATTATTTTCGCAATCATTTACATCGGGGTAAAAATCACCGGCGGATCATCCACCGACTATCGGGGAGAAGGAAACGGCATGGTTCAGTTAGTTGAAATACCAGAAGGATCTACGCTTTCTCAGCTGGGGCCGGGGTTAGTGGAAAAAGGTATCGTGAAAAGCGATTCTGCATTCCAATCAGCAGCGGCAAGAAACCCGAACGCCGGAAATGTGCAGCCTGGGCTGTATCGTCTCCAGGAAGAAATGAGTGCCACTGCCGCGGTTCAGGCTTTGACTGACCCCAACAACCAAGTGGAGTTTCTCGATATCCCCGGTGGGGCTACGTTAAGAGATGTCAAAGTTGTTGGTGGTCAAAGTCGACCAGGGATTTATTCCGAGATTTCCCGGATATCCTGTGCCGAAAACCCAGATAATTGTGTATCTGTAGCGCAATTGGAAGAAGTAGCTGCGAAGACCGATCCCACTGAACTGGGAGTGCCTAGTTGGGCCGTCGACGCGGTGAATTCTCGTGGCGATGACCCCCGCCGCCTAGAGGGTTTAATTATTCCAGGCCGATACGTGGTGAATCCCGATATGAACGCCAAGGAAATTCTTAGTGACTTGGTGACGAGATCCGCTCAAAAATACAGTGACACTGGAATTGTGGATCGTGCTCGAGATATTGGATTATCCCCCTATCAGCTCATTATCGCGGCCTCTTTGGTGGAAAGAGAAGCCCCAGCGAATGATTTTGATAAGGTAGCCCGCGTTATTCTTAATCGTCTCCATAAGCCCATGCGCTTGGAGTTTGACTCCACTGTTAATTACGACCTTTCTGAGCAGGAAGTGGCAACTACTGATCAGGACCGCAGTCGAAAAACTCCGTGGAATACCTACGCTAAAGATGGATTGCCGGAAACCCCTATTGCGGCACCTTCAGAACACGCCATTCAAGCTATGGAGCATCCAGCTCAGGGGGATTGGCTCTTCTTTGTCACGGTGGATTCAAATGGCACCACCGTCTTTAGTAAAACGTTTGAGGAGCATCAAGCAGCTACTCAACGGGCCATCGAATCTGGAATGCTTGATAGTCGACGGGGAAGGAACTAA
- the aroQ gene encoding type II 3-dehydroquinate dehydratase, protein MKVLVLNGPNLNRLGRRQPEIYGRETLADVEAQIRTRAATLGLDVECRQSNAESELIDWVHQAADNNWAVIINPGGFTHTSVALRDALVELNDSGQHGFVEVHISNIHAREEFRHHSYLSPIARGVIAGLGTRGYLLALEYFAG, encoded by the coding sequence ATGAAGGTTTTAGTCTTAAACGGTCCCAACTTGAATCGTCTTGGTCGACGCCAACCAGAGATTTACGGACGAGAAACCCTCGCTGATGTGGAAGCACAGATCCGTACGCGTGCCGCTACCTTAGGGCTAGATGTTGAGTGTCGACAGTCAAATGCAGAATCAGAGCTTATTGACTGGGTACACCAGGCGGCGGATAACAACTGGGCTGTGATTATCAACCCGGGTGGTTTTACCCATACCTCGGTGGCGTTGCGAGATGCCCTCGTCGAGCTTAATGATTCCGGGCAGCATGGTTTTGTCGAGGTGCACATCTCCAATATTCATGCTCGGGAGGAGTTTCGTCACCACAGCTATTTATCCCCCATTGCTCGCGGAGTCATCGCAGGCTTGGGCACACGCGGGTATCTTTTAGCTTTAGAGTATTTTGCCGGGTGA
- a CDS encoding prepilin peptidase, translating to MNVVLGVVAGVGVLLWGWRLIWWDLKCQRLPNHLTVPAAAIMTLGVIFSHHPHWIIGGLVWSGVYFLGVVWSRGGLGGGDVKLAFSLGIIASMGGVLGVILAMLFSNAISVFSLIKQHRRAQPHGPAMIAGTILGLVIGGTITTW from the coding sequence ATGAATGTCGTGCTTGGTGTTGTGGCCGGTGTGGGTGTGCTGCTATGGGGCTGGAGACTTATCTGGTGGGATCTGAAATGTCAGCGCCTACCCAACCACCTGACCGTTCCAGCCGCTGCCATCATGACCTTGGGGGTGATTTTCAGCCATCATCCTCACTGGATAATCGGTGGCCTAGTATGGTCCGGGGTGTACTTCCTCGGCGTGGTGTGGAGTCGGGGAGGGTTAGGCGGGGGAGATGTGAAATTAGCCTTCAGTTTGGGGATTATCGCCAGTATGGGGGGAGTGCTGGGGGTGATCCTTGCAATGCTTTTTAGCAACGCTATCAGCGTGTTTTCGCTGATAAAACAGCATCGACGCGCCCAGCCGCACGGTCCTGCCATGATTGCCGGGACCATCCTGGGATTAGTGATCGGGGGTACTATAACAACCTGGTGA
- the aroC gene encoding chorismate synthase, which produces MLRWTTAGESHGQALIALLENIPAQVSVTREDVAFQLARRRLGYGRGARMKFEADEVTFVGGIRHGETLGSPVAIMIGNTEWPKWTTIMSADPLDLDDEDVAKAMSSGRGAKLTRPRPGHADFAGMMKYDHEEARPILERSSARETAARVAVGTVARNFLRQVLGVEVLSHVISIGRSAPYQGPDPQPSDLEQIDQSPVRAFSADAEESMIAEIDAAKKAGDTLGGIVEVIVHGLPIGLGSHISADQRLDGQLAQAVMSIQAIKGVEIGDGFEEARRRGSEAHDEMVYHQSSIQRLSNRAGGLEGGMTNGEPLRVRAAMKPISTVPRALRTVDMSDGSAATGIHQRSDVCAVPAAAVVAESMVALVLARAVLQKFGGDSIREIRRNIDGYVAQVDNRLEFKDE; this is translated from the coding sequence ATGCTTCGTTGGACCACCGCAGGAGAATCCCACGGCCAAGCTCTCATCGCGCTTTTGGAAAATATTCCAGCGCAGGTCAGCGTGACCCGAGAGGATGTCGCCTTCCAATTGGCGCGACGTCGCTTGGGTTATGGACGCGGCGCTCGAATGAAATTTGAAGCCGATGAAGTCACTTTTGTTGGGGGTATTCGCCATGGCGAAACTTTAGGGTCTCCGGTGGCCATCATGATTGGAAACACCGAGTGGCCTAAGTGGACCACCATCATGTCTGCCGATCCGCTTGATCTTGATGATGAGGACGTAGCTAAGGCCATGTCGTCGGGGCGCGGAGCGAAATTAACTCGACCGCGACCTGGACACGCCGATTTTGCCGGAATGATGAAATATGATCATGAGGAAGCCCGCCCCATTTTAGAGCGCTCCTCAGCACGAGAAACCGCAGCGCGAGTCGCCGTCGGAACGGTCGCCCGGAACTTCCTGCGCCAGGTTTTGGGCGTTGAGGTCTTGTCCCACGTTATTTCCATCGGACGAAGCGCCCCCTACCAGGGGCCAGACCCACAACCCTCAGACCTCGAGCAGATTGACCAATCGCCGGTACGAGCTTTTTCCGCAGACGCTGAGGAATCCATGATTGCTGAAATCGATGCGGCTAAGAAGGCTGGAGATACCCTCGGGGGAATAGTAGAGGTTATTGTCCATGGTCTTCCGATTGGGTTAGGAAGCCATATTTCTGCTGATCAACGTCTGGATGGTCAACTTGCCCAGGCGGTTATGAGTATTCAAGCCATCAAGGGCGTCGAGATCGGTGATGGCTTTGAGGAAGCCCGGCGCCGAGGATCCGAGGCCCATGATGAGATGGTGTATCACCAGAGCAGTATCCAGCGTCTTTCCAATCGTGCGGGTGGTCTCGAGGGGGGAATGACCAATGGAGAACCGTTGCGGGTGCGAGCGGCGATGAAACCGATTTCCACCGTCCCGCGGGCGTTGAGAACTGTTGATATGTCTGATGGTTCTGCGGCTACCGGAATACATCAGAGATCAGATGTGTGCGCGGTGCCGGCGGCTGCTGTTGTCGCTGAGTCGATGGTGGCGTTAGTGCTGGCCCGAGCAGTGCTACAAAAATTCGGGGGGGATAGTATCAGGGAGATCCGACGCAATATCGACGGGTATGTAGCTCAGGTAGACAATCGCTTGGAGTTTAAAGATGAATGA
- the aroB gene encoding 3-dehydroquinate synthase → MSQIIPVSGPHPYEVTIGANLHHRIAQRIAQLPGAQKALIVHQGPLTSVAQELADTIEKQGISVFCAEVPDAEAGKTLDVAGQVWDQLGVLEFGRKDVIVGLGGGAVTDLSGFIAACWMRGIKVVQVPTTLLAMVDAAVGGKTGINTAAGKNLVGAFHEPDSVFIDTDRLATLPEDEIIAGSAEIIKTGFIADPVILQRYEENAEACLDVHGVLPELIGRSVAVKAKVVAEDLEEAGLREILNYGHTFGHAVELREQFQWRHGRAVAVGMMFAAYLAKRVGLIDEALVQRHRRIIQSVGLTTTYEAGHFEELKAGMQRDKKNRLGKIRFVLLEEVGRLTRLEGPTDDDLKAAYQRLTQEHSTAAK, encoded by the coding sequence GTGAGCCAGATCATCCCCGTCTCAGGACCGCATCCCTATGAGGTAACCATTGGGGCTAACCTCCATCACCGTATCGCACAGCGAATAGCTCAGCTACCCGGCGCCCAAAAGGCTCTCATTGTTCACCAGGGCCCGTTGACTTCTGTTGCTCAAGAATTAGCGGACACCATTGAAAAGCAGGGGATTTCGGTGTTTTGTGCCGAGGTCCCTGATGCGGAGGCGGGGAAAACTCTCGACGTCGCTGGACAAGTCTGGGACCAACTCGGGGTTTTAGAATTTGGTCGCAAAGATGTCATTGTGGGCCTCGGTGGCGGAGCGGTTACTGATCTGTCGGGCTTTATTGCTGCATGTTGGATGCGGGGAATTAAAGTTGTTCAGGTTCCTACCACGTTATTAGCTATGGTGGATGCCGCTGTTGGCGGTAAAACGGGAATTAATACTGCTGCGGGAAAAAATCTGGTGGGGGCGTTTCATGAGCCAGATTCGGTGTTTATTGACACTGATCGTTTGGCTACTTTGCCGGAGGATGAAATTATCGCCGGCAGCGCAGAAATTATTAAGACAGGTTTTATTGCCGATCCAGTGATTCTTCAGCGCTATGAGGAAAACGCTGAGGCTTGCCTGGATGTTCATGGTGTTCTTCCTGAGCTCATTGGGCGTTCGGTAGCTGTTAAAGCCAAGGTTGTCGCTGAGGATCTTGAAGAAGCAGGATTGAGGGAAATCCTGAACTATGGGCATACTTTTGGTCACGCAGTAGAGCTCAGAGAACAGTTTCAGTGGCGTCATGGACGTGCGGTAGCGGTTGGGATGATGTTTGCCGCGTATCTTGCTAAGCGGGTCGGGCTGATTGATGAAGCACTGGTGCAACGGCACCGCCGGATCATCCAGTCCGTAGGTTTAACTACGACCTATGAGGCTGGACATTTTGAGGAACTCAAAGCAGGAATGCAGCGGGATAAGAAGAACCGACTGGGAAAGATTCGATTTGTTCTGCTTGAAGAGGTTGGGCGTCTCACGCGGCTAGAGGGCCCCACAGATGATGATCTTAAAGCGGCCTATCAGCGCTTAACTCAAGAACACTCAACCGCTGCGAAGTAG
- a CDS encoding aminopeptidase P family protein, with amino-acid sequence MPLADTRYETRRRTLAAQLASQRIDEMLVTNLIHIRYLSGFSGSNAALTVATDLRVRIATDGRYTTQIAEEVPDIAATIARPSAQALIQDISGPKRVGFEADYVSVAQLEAWQRACAEDVELVPVSGLIENIRLIKDPIELTGLRNIAELATTALADLLAAGELAVGRTEREVAADLEYRMRLAGSERTSFDTIVASGPNTAKPHHTATDRVLRRGDLVTIDYGAYADGFNSDATRTFIMCEPTDFSREIYEVVLQAQLAGIAAATAGTALVDVDRACRDIISQAGYGEYFVHSTGHGVGMEVHEGPSASTVGKGELAPGMTLTIEPGIYIPGRGGVRIEDTLIITRSQPEIITGVSKELTVV; translated from the coding sequence ATGCCATTAGCTGATACACGGTATGAAACTAGACGTCGCACCTTAGCCGCGCAGCTAGCAAGCCAGCGAATTGATGAGATGCTGGTGACCAATCTCATTCATATCCGATATCTCTCGGGTTTTTCAGGGTCCAACGCGGCGTTAACCGTGGCCACAGATTTACGGGTGAGGATAGCAACCGATGGTCGTTATACCACGCAAATTGCTGAAGAAGTTCCGGATATAGCGGCGACGATCGCCCGTCCCAGCGCTCAGGCCCTAATCCAGGATATTTCCGGACCGAAGCGGGTGGGCTTTGAAGCTGATTACGTATCTGTGGCGCAGCTGGAGGCTTGGCAGCGAGCGTGCGCCGAGGACGTGGAATTAGTTCCGGTCAGCGGGCTGATTGAAAATATCCGGCTCATTAAAGATCCGATAGAACTAACTGGTTTAAGAAATATTGCTGAACTAGCAACAACGGCGTTGGCGGATCTGTTGGCAGCTGGAGAGCTCGCGGTTGGTCGCACAGAACGTGAAGTTGCTGCGGATTTGGAATACCGGATGCGTCTTGCAGGTTCGGAGCGAACCAGTTTTGACACCATTGTTGCTTCTGGCCCCAATACAGCCAAGCCACATCACACAGCGACGGATCGCGTACTACGTCGCGGAGATTTGGTGACTATCGACTACGGGGCCTATGCCGATGGTTTTAATTCCGATGCCACCCGTACTTTTATCATGTGTGAACCTACGGATTTTTCCCGGGAAATCTATGAGGTGGTACTCCAAGCGCAGCTCGCCGGAATTGCGGCCGCTACCGCAGGAACCGCCTTAGTTGATGTGGATCGAGCGTGTCGAGACATCATCAGCCAAGCAGGTTATGGTGAATACTTCGTTCATTCCACCGGTCACGGGGTAGGCATGGAAGTGCATGAAGGCCCCTCGGCATCCACGGTCGGCAAAGGTGAACTTGCCCCCGGGATGACGTTGACCATCGAACCAGGTATTTATATTCCTGGGCGCGGGGGAGTGCGCATTGAAGATACGTTAATCATTACCCGGAGCCAACCCGAAATTATTACCGGTGTCTCTAAAGAGCTCACCGTGGTGTAG